The window GATCTGGAGCTGCAGCCGGAATTGGGGCAATTGCATATGAATGGAACGTAAGAACATAAAATATTGCATTTTATAGGTTTGATTTTAGCAGAACGAATTGATTTTAGGCGGCTGTTTGTTAATCAACAGGGTATGctgatggtgctgctgctgggatgGCTCTTCCTGCCCATTTATGTTGCCTCTGGGGTGAGTTCACACAGACATAAGTTGCATCATTTTGTCCATTGAATCTGTTGTGATCATCTTTGATCTCCTTCCTCTGCAGGTGACCACCATGCCAGAATATTTGCAGAAACGATTTGGTGGGCGAAGAACGCAGTTGTTGATAGCTGTCTTgtccttatttatttatatctttACAAAGATATCGGTATGAGGAAAACATATGGAAATTCTCTATACTGTCACATGCACATTTCTAACTGgtatgtgtgtttctgggcAGGTGGACATGTATGCAGGGGCAGTGTTCATCCAGCTCGCCTTAAAGTGGAACATCTACCTGGCTGTGGTGATGCTCCTGTCAATCACCGCTCTCTACACTGTAGCAGGTGAACCTTTTCTGTCTGATCTTATTGCTCTTAGGCTGGAAGCATCCTGCTTATTGTTATTGTGTAACAGTTTATATATTGTGTCCTAGGTGGTTTGGCTGCAGTTATTTACACAGATGCAGTTCAAACTGCCATCATGCTGGTTGGAGCTCTGACCCTGATGGGCTTCAGTAAGTCTTGACACTCCCCTCGTGTTCACATTATGCTCCAGTTAATCTGACACGGCCGTCTCCTCCATCTTTAAGGTTTTGCAGAAGTTGGAGGATGGAATGCTCTGATGGAAGGATACACTAATGCCATCCCCTCCATCCGTGTGCCTAACTCCACCTGTGGCATCCCGCGAGACGATGCCTTCCATATATTCAGAGACCCGGTGAACTCTGACCTGCCTTGGCCTGGTGTTATCATCGGCATGACCATCCCCTCTTTGTGGTACTGGTGCTCGGATCAGGTACTGGAATAAAACAGGATATTCTTCTTGACATAGAGTATAGTAGAAGAGTTTAATATTATTTGGCATTACTGGCTCATAAAGCCCATGATACCTAACAGATCCCTGAGTGATAACAGGAAGCTGTTTCCATTCACATTAACAGATGCTTATGTAGCTGCATACGGTTGTTTTAATGATTCAACTGAAACCTGCTAAGAATGTCACCCTTGGCTTCTCTGCAGGTGATTGTGCAGCGCTCCCTGGCTGCTAAGACCCTGACCCACGCCAAAGGcggctctctgctggctgcatACCTCAAGTTTCTGCCTTTCTTTGCCGTTATGCTTCCTGGTATGATCAGCAGGATCCTCTACACAGGTACGGGATGAAGTTGATGACTTTCAGTCAGTGagtttaaacataaaaaaaacatgattcactGTATGATATTATGTCCAGATGAAGTGGCATGTGCAGACCCTGAGCTCTGCAAACAGATATGCGGCAATACAGTGGGTTGTTCAGATATTGCCTATGCCAAACTAGTCATGGAGCTGCTGCCTGGAGGTAAGAAACCTATGTctgtatttaaaaagaaaatgatgacTGTTGCACCTCCTTATCCTGCCCTCAGGGACACAATcgttctttctctttcttgtgTCTGTCCTTCCAGGACTGCGTGGTCTAATGATGGCTGTAATGATTGCTGCTCTCATGTCCTCTCTGACCTCCATCTTCAACAGTTCCAGCACCATCTTTACCATGGACCTATGGAAGAGTTTCAGATCTCATGCCTCTGAATGGGAGCTCATGATAGTGGGCAGGTATGAGAAGATATCTGGACATAATGATAATGTTTGTTTAAGCCTGCAATGAGAGGAAAGATATATGAATATTTATGGAAactaatattttattcatttcaaATAGATAAGTTAATGTTATAAATAGcttctgtgtcatgtgactGAGTGACTCCAAATTGTTCTAACTGCTAAACCTCTTTTAATTTGAGCTTGTTCTattatctatatatatttttaaagaaaaagtcatcaatatttttttcaatAACTTCCATGCAATGTGTCGAAGCCACTCTAAATTTAATAGTCATCCGACATgaggttaaaaacacacacctgagcgttgttttgtctgtgttttgtatgtgtgtgtgctgtagggTGTTTGTTCTTGTGCTGGTTGTGGTCTCTGTGCTGTGGATTCCTGTCGTCCAGGCCAGTCAGGGCGGTCAGCTCTTCATCTACATTCAGTCCATCAGCACCTACCTACAGCCTCCAGTCTCTATCATCTTCCTCACGGGTTGTTTCTGGAAGAGGACTAATGAGAAGGTAAAAGGGGTGTTTGCTGTAAAatgttgatatatatatatatatatgatttgacactctctctctctctctctcgccttcAGGGTGCATTCTGGGGCCTGATTATAGGCCTGGTGGTGGGCTGTATTCGCATGATTTTGGACTTCATCTAccccgctcctctctgctttgaAGACGATGACAGGCCTGCGGTGCTGAAAAATGTCCATTACCTTTACTTCTCCATGTTGCTGTCCTTCATCACCCTGGTTGTGGTGGTTGTAGTCAGCCTGGCTACACAGAAGCCTAAACCAGAGCAGGTAAAGCTGCTGTGGGGTTGATTTTGATGTTGTAGCATCAGACCTACAAGTTTCTGCCTTCCATCCAGTATTGCTCAATTTGTGGAGAAAAAAGGCAGGATTCTCCCAAAGcttcaaaaatataaacatgtggAGGACTTTGGGGTGAACTATCCTTTTAAAAGAGCAATAACCTCATGACATCACACTACAGTGCCACTAGGTGTCAATAAAAGCTCAGGCTAGTTTGCAGCACAATGATTATCACCTGTAATCATTTTAGGTCTGCAAAGAAAACTAATTCTGCCTCTTTTCACTGTAACTAATGCCTGCTGCTTTCAACAGATCAGTCGTCTCACTTGGTTTACGAGACTCGACCCAGTGGAGACCAAGGATCAGGTGTTTACAGTGGAGGGAAGCATTGAAAACTTTGAGGTGacggatgagaggagagagcagaacAGCAATGGAAAAGCATGTCATCACAGGAAAGGTGGGTCCCTCTTCTGCTTTTTATGTCTTCTTTCCATTTGGCAAGTTGTTAGGCGTGCTTGTGAACACACCCGTTCAACTATTCAAAGCATTTAATGCCTCTCTATTAACTCTTCAGGCTCTGCATCAGATGCGTCCAGCGTTCGCAGTCAGTCCAAGTGGTTGTCTGCCCTCTACTGGCTGTGTGGGATGGAGAGACGGAAAAAGGGCGACGATAACAAACCTGCGACTCCTCCTGCACCTGAACAGTCTACTTGTTCTCTGGAGGAAAAGCCTCGCCTGCGACTCATTGTGAACGTCAACCTCATCATTTGCCTCGCAGCAACTGCCTTTATCATCGGTTACTGGGCCTGACAGGCAGGTTGTGGCCCTCTAAATGGACACATTGTGTAAATGGGTACGCACAGAACAGATTTTAATCTATTATTTTTCACAATGTAGAAGCGtcttgtttttatgctgaaacTGACACAGTAAAGCAAAATACTACGTATTTACAATAAACctatttcttttcctttttttaaataatcaggCATGTATTATAAAAACTTTtgatattatattttaaaaaaatctaaacgaCACATGACTGACACATTAGATTTTCACAAAAATTACAAACAAACCCAGAAAAGTTGAACAATCTTTAATGATTAGGAGTAATTATGCATTATGTGCAGCAGAACCACCATTAAAAACgccaagaaaaaacaacaaaacaatccaAAGAGCTGAAAAATACCCAAAACTTGTGAGTCATCGTACAAAATTATACACAATGCCAATTCATCACTTTGTAACTTTATGTTTGAATGATCATTTACTAAAGTTACAATCAATTTGATAAGAATCCCtttttaagaataaaaaaaatcgaATGAAATTAAGATGGAAAACAATTAAATTCAACCCCATTATAATGAAGCAGACTACCCGAAATACCAAAACTGGCAGCTGTGGACAGTGCACCACTGGAAGGCATTTGATATATTGCACTCTTGCCAAATATTTGGTCATTAGCAACCATATTTGCTCAATATTTGAACTGAATTTGTCTCATAGTCATTTCTTTGGTCCTTTGTAGTATACTGTTAAAGTTTGAGAAAAAAACCTGAACATCATGTTTTGCTAAATGAGATgatgaaaatataataatatgactCTAAAACCAGATTCACAGATTTCTGTTTCTAACCTTAAACAGACCGTTCACCccaaaaatcaaatattcatatcTGAATCCAGGCTCTGGCTTGTGGACAGTCTGCCCAGGTGTATATGTTGACCTCCTCGGATGAGCCGaaacatttgtatttgtgttgagaactgtccctttaagcgCTGATGGCAAGACTTAAAGCAGGGGACAAAAGGCATTAAAGCTTTATCAGCACTTTTTGACTTGAAGCTGCTATACAGTTGAGGTTATAAGTCCAGGAAGCCTTGTGACTACCAAGGCTCTGCAGTCCAATCTCAAAATACCCAGCAGTATATGGAGCAAAAAGAGTTCAATATAAAGTCTAATAtggaaagctggagaggagttTTGTGGTTTAAACCACCACTCTTAATATGAGGTTTCTGGTTTGAGTCACTCTAGCAGACGAAAAGGCAGCCGCTTCGTTCCAGAAAGCAGTCATGGCATCATGtgagagaagcaggaagagcTGGAGTAGCGTTTTGTGGTTACCTGGCTGACGTTTGGTCCTAAATATTCTAATGTGGAGTGAGAGGTGAGCCCCCCCTCTTTCTTCACAGAGAGGTGCTCTCTGTATGGATTTGAGGTTCTGGAGTGGCGGTGGGCTCTTGACCAGCAGAGCTCTCCCTTTGTTGGTCTACGATCACCTCGGGAACAAAGGCTTTTCCAATGCCTTTTAGGACCAGGCTTCCTTCTGCAGAGGACAGTCAGGGAGACCAGTCAGCAACAGACCCAACCACAACAGCATACACACAGTTACAAACTggagagcgcacacacacacacacacacacacgccaactTTCACACCGAGACACCAAGGATGACTCTCATTATTAAATCATGTCAACACTTCAGACTGTTTAGTATCAGTTCactgttttttagtttttttttaaagaggctCCTTGGTGTGTTGTCTTTGAATGCAACCAACACAAATCTAGGCTAAAAGAGCACACAAAAGTTAAGAGCACACTGCCAGGCCTGTTTAGGAGCATGTTAGatatcacaaaaaaaaacagccaaaagCCATTCACCTTCCACACCAGGGTAATCACAAGCATGTTAGTTGTGTTGGAGATGCACACACGCATACTGTCCCATCATATATAAATGTACAGTATGCATACAGTGACGTGAACAAATGCCGACATTACTGTTTCcccacatggacacacaaacatgcagtggACACAGAAGCAAGGCCAGTGCATCAGCCACTCAGATCCTTACCATCACCTGCCTTGCAAAGCTCATCTTACAGGCAGACCAGCAGCTCAGACATCTGCAATATTTACACATGTCCTGTCATGCTTCAGATCACCATAGTtccatttagtgtgtgtgtgtgtgtgagaggttaAGTGAAACCAAAAAGCCAAAGAGCTAAAAACAGCAAATGCCCCAACAGGAAGCTGAAATCACTCAGTACTGAAGTGATAACGGCAGACAAAGAAGCAAGTTGTTTCAAATGTTAAGATGCCTACACAATGAAATTATTTTCAACTAACATCCCTGTGAGTGGTCTTCTGTACTACATCTGCAATTTCAATATCCTTTCAATAATATTACCGCATCAACAGTATAACAATAATAAGAAAACATTTCCATATTTAAAAACAGCACCTGTGAGGCTGGTTTACCTGTAATGATCCTGGAGGCAGAGCCGCAGATACCATTACCGTTGTCATTAGTTGCAGGTTGTGGGGGTGGTGGCATGCTGGGTCGAGGCCGTGGCCTCGGAGCTGGTCTGGCAGGGCGAGGCAGAGACCCAGAGGGGTAGGATGAGAGTGGGTTTGAGAGTGATCCATCGTGAGGCGGAGTGTCAGGGGGAGTAGGAGTGCTGGGGGGAGACGGTTCCGGCTCCCCTTGGGTGTGGTGTGCTTGTGGAGGCTGTGGCGGTGGATGGTTTGGGGCGTGGATGAGGGCGTCTTTGCTGGGATTACGACGGGGAGTGATAGGAGGGTGATGAGGGGAACCGGGTGTCTGGGTGCTGCTGGGGGACTGAGAAGCGAAGGGGCTGGCCTGCTTGGGTGGGGCTGGGGCCTGCTTCTTTGTGCCTTCAGAGGAGAAGGTTATCAGCGATACTATCACATAGATGTGTCATAACTTTACAAGAATGTACATTTTCTCACCTCTGCGGACCATGTGTGGACTAGGCCCCCTGGACCCGCCCTGAGAGTGCGGGGTTCCTACTGTGAGATGGACTGAACCATTCCTCTGTGGAGGGGGAGTCGACATAAGCTCCCGGGCTGGGCTGTGGAAACAGGTCCAAATGTTAAAccatttgtcattttttatttacattaaactCAAATTAATCTGGCGCAGGATATCATGCATGATATACAAACAAATTGCACATTTGTCCATTCATTCCATTTCATTCTAATTACTGTTGAAGGTTATCACatgaaaaatgactgaaaaaaaaaaagacgagagCAGGGAGCAGGACGCAACAACAGATGATGAGTTTGTACAAAAGGCGGAGCAAATGTTCAGTAAATCTGTTGCATGCAAAATCACAGTGGTCCGACACACTGATAAGCAGGCAGGAAGAGAGAAGTTCATTCAGTCATCACAAGCAGAGGGCAGCGTTGTGTGAACAAAGCTTGATTATCAGTGCATTACATCCATAATTAATGAAGCCAAATTAAAAGCTGTGGAGGTTGTAGACATTGTTATTCTCATGATTTTCTGTTGTATGACTTCCTGTATAGGAACTGTAAACCAatcaaacacatgacaaacataaAGGGAGGGCGAGCTCCGGACTGGCTGATTGGCTGCGAGCAGACGGTGGGAGTATTGCTGCTACCTCAGCTCGCTCCTTACCTGCTCTCCTCTGCGCTGAGCTGGGTTACAACCTGAGGTTGCATTGTGGCTACCTGGACCCCACCACCCagaccagcaccaccaccaacaccaccaccaataCCAGCACCACTCAGGCCAGGCTGCTCAGCCTCTGCTGCCGTGTGCTCCAGCTGGGCAGGACCCCCAGCTTCCAGTGGGGGCAATGAGGGTTGGAAGGTGGGTGAGGTTAGTTGTGACTGCTTTCTATTTACAGCGCTGGCTCTGCGTGGAATGGGCTCCGGCTGTTTGTTAACAGGGCTAGGAaggggggagaggggagagagttCAGGAAGGCAAACCACACGCTGTCAGACAGTGAAGGAGCAAGAAGCccgagagagacagaggaacagcAACAGCAGTAGGAGACGTTgcgagagacagaaagagagacgcCACTTCCCAAGTTCAATAAAACCAGTTTAGAAAGGAGAACCCAAAGAGGACATAAAACCACATGACAGTGACCTTCCAAATACTTTGAACTGCACCGTCGCTGCAGGGACAGAAGAAACAGATGCACACCGTACAGACAAAATGCAACACAGGAAGCCCACACAAAACATAAAACCAGCAACCTACAGTGTGACCTAAGCTTTAATAGGAAATTAAAGAgtacacaacagtaacacaagagaaacaacacaaaatggCGTGTTTCATGAAGAATTATTTCATACTTCGTACCAACCTTGAAGAAAACATAAGTGATTAGACCCAAACATGACAGGAGCATAGTGCAGAAATCACACAGAGCATCGATCCCTTCTTTCATGTGTCAGTAACTGGATTCAGGGAGCTACATTTTGACTATGACACAGCTTTGAAGTCTGGACTGGGCAGATCTTCAGTGGGGGTTTCAGTGACTGTGATGGACTCGTCGGCCACTACATAAAGGGCTGACACGGCTGGGCCCCGCGACTCCTGCCTGCTCATTGTCTTGGGACGGGACGGGAGGGTGAGgggcaggct of the Parambassis ranga chromosome 8, fParRan2.1, whole genome shotgun sequence genome contains:
- the slc5a11 gene encoding sodium/myo-inositol cotransporter 2; translated protein: MSTSEPPVSGSTGTLGTVDIVVLVVYFVLVLAVGIWSMWRTKRSTVDGYFLAGKNMTWWPVGASLFASNIGSGHFIGLAGSGAAAGIGAIAYEWNGMLMVLLLGWLFLPIYVASGVTTMPEYLQKRFGGRRTQLLIAVLSLFIYIFTKISVDMYAGAVFIQLALKWNIYLAVVMLLSITALYTVAGGLAAVIYTDAVQTAIMLVGALTLMGFSFAEVGGWNALMEGYTNAIPSIRVPNSTCGIPRDDAFHIFRDPVNSDLPWPGVIIGMTIPSLWYWCSDQVIVQRSLAAKTLTHAKGGSLLAAYLKFLPFFAVMLPGMISRILYTDEVACADPELCKQICGNTVGCSDIAYAKLVMELLPGGLRGLMMAVMIAALMSSLTSIFNSSSTIFTMDLWKSFRSHASEWELMIVGRVFVLVLVVVSVLWIPVVQASQGGQLFIYIQSISTYLQPPVSIIFLTGCFWKRTNEKGAFWGLIIGLVVGCIRMILDFIYPAPLCFEDDDRPAVLKNVHYLYFSMLLSFITLVVVVVVSLATQKPKPEQISRLTWFTRLDPVETKDQVFTVEGSIENFEVTDERREQNSNGKACHHRKGSASDASSVRSQSKWLSALYWLCGMERRKKGDDNKPATPPAPEQSTCSLEEKPRLRLIVNVNLIICLAATAFIIGYWA